From one Paenibacillus terrae HPL-003 genomic stretch:
- a CDS encoding helix-turn-helix domain-containing protein, with protein sequence MSNTTTILAELMKYMKEKKLGVSDLARAANMNPGTISGLVNGNRKFSVYQLDRLTEAMGLPVGYYYERYISEYLADANPNWRRISPFLESCAKLNKLDCIQQVVNMLLDKLSYATPLFELAEHFFEDGLYGAAAILYENVAFSENKQHSERLAICQYRLFQSRQGNDQEKNYEAAVQFGTYVDRLDELDQLDGLKALANTYRSLRKWDKVELFAKALGEKAEIQYKLSKQQHRVKKENSKQPSFPLFAYWAFSHLLRAQACDERKDYQGGLYHIKKYANLSWVTDTDEETLKWKKNYEDWAVVNMYVNKLLSGERNVLPDYVAYISSRKDEVLPALDNILEAANRYHFDVDDILKQFEVDISSYLEQQKVKSFYTQRFITERFIHFSMELSSYYLTKGKFTDGFRFLFSCLEKSTLINNKSYIIKCMSLFESYHEQASPETKTAYRNIIKEVNKDEA encoded by the coding sequence TTGTCCAATACAACCACGATACTCGCAGAACTGATGAAGTACATGAAAGAAAAAAAATTAGGTGTTAGCGATTTAGCCAGGGCTGCCAATATGAATCCCGGCACAATTAGCGGTCTCGTTAATGGAAATCGCAAGTTCTCAGTCTATCAATTGGATAGATTAACAGAAGCGATGGGGCTTCCCGTCGGTTATTATTACGAGCGTTATATTTCTGAGTACTTGGCCGACGCCAATCCCAACTGGCGTAGGATAAGTCCGTTTTTGGAAAGTTGTGCAAAATTGAACAAATTGGATTGTATTCAGCAAGTCGTGAATATGTTATTGGATAAGTTAAGCTATGCTACTCCATTATTTGAACTGGCTGAGCATTTTTTTGAAGACGGTTTATACGGGGCAGCGGCTATACTTTATGAGAATGTTGCTTTCAGTGAAAATAAGCAGCACTCAGAGCGCTTGGCCATATGTCAGTACCGTCTATTTCAGAGCAGACAAGGGAATGACCAGGAAAAAAACTATGAAGCAGCCGTGCAGTTCGGAACCTACGTTGATCGTTTGGACGAACTGGATCAGCTAGATGGTTTAAAGGCTTTAGCGAATACATATCGTTCGTTGCGTAAATGGGACAAAGTAGAATTATTCGCTAAAGCTTTGGGAGAAAAGGCTGAGATTCAATACAAATTGAGCAAACAGCAACATCGTGTAAAAAAAGAAAATTCAAAGCAACCCAGCTTCCCTTTGTTTGCTTACTGGGCATTCTCACATTTACTCCGCGCACAAGCCTGTGACGAGAGGAAAGACTATCAAGGGGGGCTTTACCATATTAAAAAATATGCAAATTTAAGCTGGGTAACGGATACGGATGAAGAAACCTTGAAATGGAAAAAGAATTATGAGGATTGGGCAGTAGTCAATATGTATGTAAATAAGCTTCTTTCGGGCGAAAGGAACGTGCTTCCCGATTATGTAGCATATATTTCTTCAAGAAAAGATGAAGTTCTTCCCGCGCTTGATAACATCCTTGAAGCTGCTAACCGATATCATTTTGATGTAGATGATATTCTAAAGCAATTCGAAGTGGACATTTCATCTTATCTGGAGCAACAAAAAGTTAAAAGCTTTTATACTCAACGATTCATAACAGAACGCTTTATACATTTTTCAATGGAATTATCATCCTATTATTTGACCAAAGGAAAATTTACTGATGGCTTTAGATTTTTATTTAGTTGTTTGGAAAAATCTACATTAATCAATAATAAATCGTATATAATTAAATGTATGAGCCTGTTTGAATCTTATCATGAGCAGGCATCACCTGAGACAAAAACAGCGTACAGAAATATCATTAAAGAGGTGAACAAAGATGAAGCGTAA
- a CDS encoding AbrB/MazE/SpoVT family DNA-binding domain-containing protein: MNDAAMKRNLDSLGRVVIPVEIRNRLGINKNTEMEFFITESAIVMCRLESESCLLCGGNKQLIRFKKSYVCIYCANGLKGYPIAENQLPSTSEDIKNVSDEQMVKLLLDLMKQYPGASMKTYAQLLKISPTYVSFLKSKTTEIDPSK; encoded by the coding sequence TTGAATGACGCGGCAATGAAAAGAAATTTAGATAGCCTAGGGAGAGTTGTAATCCCAGTTGAAATAAGAAATCGATTGGGTATCAACAAGAATACAGAAATGGAGTTTTTCATAACTGAAAGCGCAATTGTTATGTGTAGATTAGAAAGTGAATCATGTCTCCTATGCGGGGGAAACAAACAACTCATTCGCTTCAAAAAATCTTATGTATGTATCTACTGTGCAAATGGCCTCAAAGGGTACCCAATCGCAGAAAATCAGCTACCTTCTACATCAGAAGATATTAAAAATGTATCTGATGAACAAATGGTTAAGCTCCTGTTAGACCTCATGAAACAATATCCCGGTGCTTCCATGAAAACCTACGCGCAGCTATTGAAGATTTCACCAACGTATGTCTCTTTCCTTAAAAGTAAGACGACTGAAATAGATCCCTCTAAATAA
- a CDS encoding Ig domain-containing protein, with protein sequence MCKDHARPPLSASVDCDSCGTASASINEALFETETAQVSASGVSPQAIGSDAEVIDRFGRIINGYGVDLVDWQGYIANPFINLTVKPPASAAYPISITLKAQGTSRLMMNLPSTLSATGATKVLNFNNASERKDFKLEVAPDRNGGPDEIEHYTLYLTIADSAGASRTHTIPIRVWDQDDNQDTQFPLVFDYRYDTVNHYFDDPGIRKAAEQAIKDWFYFFDVQPFDTVPAGAERNYIPNNDWNGHTIGTNNAPYNGEWVFLRGIDGPYSTGWPGNSGFYHTKNGVRVPGPIHRSLGTALDFYPDAQVFTSLNDDDWYKTDLTQVTDVYGLIMHEFGHAVAFSDTWAGMQAYHSSGGADSVVEAYQGVRVPLDGSYHIPGDRQYWDRLSGQSAGWTAEFPVRRWMLNKLTLLIAEKAGWKLNRKLTPFLEPEIVTSSLPKAVKGQSYSQKLTAKGGVPFYDWTLKNGSLPAGLTLDRFTGTISGTVSASPPQSSYTFTIELRDYDELAKPFTRSFTIGL encoded by the coding sequence ATGTGTAAAGACCATGCAAGACCCCCCCTGTCGGCAAGTGTTGACTGTGATTCATGCGGTACTGCTTCTGCTTCGATAAATGAGGCTCTCTTTGAAACGGAAACTGCACAAGTCTCGGCTTCCGGCGTATCCCCGCAAGCGATCGGCAGCGATGCCGAGGTGATTGACCGCTTCGGACGCATCATTAACGGGTACGGCGTTGATCTGGTGGATTGGCAAGGCTATATCGCCAATCCATTCATCAACCTGACCGTGAAACCACCTGCCAGTGCGGCGTATCCGATCAGCATCACACTCAAGGCGCAGGGAACGTCCAGGCTTATGATGAATCTGCCCAGTACGTTATCTGCCACTGGCGCTACAAAGGTGCTGAATTTTAACAATGCATCTGAGAGGAAAGATTTCAAACTGGAGGTAGCACCCGACCGCAATGGTGGCCCGGACGAGATTGAACACTATACGCTGTATCTCACCATTGCAGATAGCGCGGGAGCCAGTCGAACCCATACGATTCCGATTCGTGTATGGGATCAGGACGATAATCAGGATACCCAATTCCCATTGGTGTTCGATTATCGCTACGATACGGTCAATCACTATTTTGACGATCCAGGTATTCGCAAGGCCGCCGAGCAGGCGATTAAGGACTGGTTCTATTTCTTCGATGTCCAGCCGTTCGATACCGTTCCCGCTGGAGCTGAACGCAACTATATCCCGAACAACGACTGGAACGGGCATACGATTGGCACAAATAACGCTCCATATAATGGAGAATGGGTTTTCCTGCGGGGTATCGACGGTCCTTATTCGACCGGATGGCCCGGCAACAGTGGTTTTTACCACACCAAGAACGGCGTCCGCGTTCCGGGTCCCATTCACCGTTCGCTAGGAACCGCACTGGATTTTTATCCAGATGCTCAGGTATTCACCTCGCTGAATGACGACGACTGGTACAAAACCGATCTGACTCAGGTGACCGACGTATACGGACTCATAATGCATGAGTTCGGCCATGCCGTCGCTTTCAGCGATACATGGGCAGGGATGCAGGCTTACCATAGCAGCGGCGGTGCCGATTCCGTCGTTGAAGCGTACCAAGGCGTCCGGGTACCGTTGGATGGAAGCTATCACATCCCGGGGGATCGGCAATACTGGGACCGTCTCAGCGGACAAAGCGCAGGCTGGACAGCGGAGTTTCCGGTACGCCGCTGGATGCTGAACAAGCTGACGCTGCTCATTGCCGAAAAAGCCGGCTGGAAGCTGAATCGCAAGCTGACACCTTTTCTCGAACCGGAAATTGTCACATCCTCCTTGCCTAAGGCCGTAAAGGGACAAAGCTACAGCCAAAAGCTGACAGCTAAGGGTGGTGTCCCCTTCTACGATTGGACACTGAAAAACGGCAGCCTGCCTGCCGGGCTGACACTCGACCGCTTTACTGGAACGATTAGCGGCACCGTATCTGCCAGCCCGCCGCAAAGCAGCTATACCTTTACGATAGAGCTTCGGGATTATGATGAGTTGGCGAAGCCGTTTACACGCAGCTTCACGATTGGTTTGTAA
- a CDS encoding copper amine oxidase N-terminal domain-containing protein has translation MKLCKNIFLFSLLTLLLFSLSMGSVDAKPTVIKAPVILKINQYYILYTSPDVPYIDKQQRIMIPLRAVSELLGASVNYDAIKKIASVSWDNKNIEVTINSNNVKYNGTNTKIDTVPVLKQKQVFIPAKVLLDGLNLKGSWEDQLLTIKDSKFKKSKVISYLEGGYDSNTIPLNNDIDNNKIRPLSYELTLPGVGSSSKIATLSVVARNISGKDLKVGNEDLRPTFITDISYQYDKQDRDRSAVQEGAIFKRIWNKIDLSSTSSSNNFQYNPLKYIVAVGNTTD, from the coding sequence ATGAAATTATGTAAAAATATTTTTTTATTTTCTTTGCTGACCTTATTATTGTTTTCTTTAAGCATGGGCAGCGTGGATGCTAAACCGACTGTCATCAAGGCTCCTGTGATTCTTAAAATCAACCAATATTACATCTTGTACACATCACCAGACGTGCCATACATCGACAAACAACAGCGTATTATGATTCCATTACGTGCTGTTAGCGAGTTGCTTGGGGCGTCAGTCAACTATGATGCAATAAAAAAAATAGCCTCAGTTTCTTGGGATAACAAAAATATTGAAGTTACAATTAACTCTAACAATGTAAAGTACAATGGAACAAATACAAAAATTGATACTGTACCTGTTCTTAAGCAAAAGCAAGTTTTCATTCCTGCTAAGGTGCTGCTTGACGGCTTAAATTTAAAGGGGAGCTGGGAGGATCAATTGTTAACGATTAAAGATAGTAAATTCAAAAAAAGCAAAGTAATTTCCTATTTAGAGGGCGGTTACGATTCAAATACAATCCCCTTAAACAACGACATTGATAACAATAAAATTCGTCCGCTATCTTATGAGCTTACATTACCGGGAGTTGGTAGCAGTTCAAAAATTGCAACATTATCTGTAGTCGCTCGGAATATATCTGGAAAGGATTTAAAAGTAGGTAACGAAGACCTTCGGCCCACTTTCATTACAGATATAAGCTATCAGTACGATAAACAGGATAGAGATCGATCCGCAGTTCAAGAAGGAGCAATTTTTAAGCGCATCTGGAACAAAATAGATCTATCTTCTACAAGTTCTTCGAACAATTTTCAATACAACCCTCTAAAATATATTGTTGCTGTCGGAAATACTACAGACTAA
- a CDS encoding aspartyl-phosphate phosphatase Spo0E family protein: MIRDDILRQRLEKARQKLYDSQAKYGFDHASVLRQSMILDELINQYNRHFYVREKNSIP, encoded by the coding sequence ATGATAAGAGACGACATTTTGCGTCAACGCTTGGAGAAAGCTCGACAAAAACTCTATGATTCGCAAGCAAAATACGGATTCGATCACGCCAGTGTACTAAGACAATCTATGATCCTGGACGAACTCATAAATCAATATAACCGCCATTTTTATGTAAGAGAAAAAAATTCAATTCCTTAA
- a CDS encoding MerR family transcriptional regulator gives MHTVKEAALITGLTEHAVRFYTDKGLVPSVQRNQNNIRMFDEESINWLHGIKCLKQSGMPIEVIKRYVDLCLEGDSTISQRSALMMEHKEAALAKLEEAKQHVAHLEEKTALYQAILEHGSPDTTNPGNWDKIQHMHSDVFYSPTIRKV, from the coding sequence ATGCATACGGTCAAAGAAGCAGCCCTAATAACGGGACTAACTGAGCACGCTGTACGCTTTTACACGGATAAAGGCCTGGTGCCAAGCGTACAGCGCAATCAAAATAATATTCGGATGTTCGACGAAGAATCGATTAACTGGCTACATGGCATTAAATGCCTCAAGCAATCTGGTATGCCGATTGAAGTCATAAAAAGGTACGTCGATCTCTGTCTCGAAGGAGATTCGACCATTTCGCAACGCTCCGCTCTCATGATGGAGCATAAAGAAGCGGCGCTCGCTAAGCTCGAAGAAGCCAAACAGCACGTAGCCCATTTGGAAGAAAAAACCGCACTATATCAAGCCATTCTGGAGCACGGCTCTCCAGACACGACCAATCCTGGCAACTGGGACAAAATTCAGCATATGCATAGTGACGTATTTTACTCGCCCACTATTCGGAAGGTGTGA
- a CDS encoding aldo/keto reductase: MQTVTLNNGVKMPIIGFGVYQVPNAEECENAVYEALMAGYRLIDTAAGYLNEEAVGRAIKRSGVPRKELFITTKLWVQDAGYESAKLAFAKSLKKLQLDYLDLYLIHQPFGDYYGAWRAMEDLYREGKIKAIGVSNFLPDRLMDLIVHNEIVPAVNQVETHPFYHQIESAAFMKEQGVQHQSWAPFAEGLNNLFGNDVLASIAEKHNKSVAQVVLRWLVQRGVVAIPKSVRKERIVENFNIFDFELSAGDIEQISTLDTRESLFLSYRDPEVAKMMGNWRVEL; encoded by the coding sequence ATGCAAACCGTAACATTAAACAATGGTGTAAAAATGCCGATCATCGGCTTTGGTGTCTACCAAGTTCCGAATGCTGAAGAATGCGAGAACGCGGTATATGAAGCGCTGATGGCTGGTTACCGCCTGATTGACACCGCAGCCGGTTATCTGAACGAGGAAGCGGTCGGACGCGCGATCAAGCGCAGCGGTGTACCGCGTAAGGAGCTATTCATCACGACCAAGCTTTGGGTTCAGGATGCTGGTTACGAGAGTGCCAAGTTGGCGTTTGCCAAATCCTTGAAGAAGCTTCAGCTCGACTATCTCGATCTATACCTTATTCACCAGCCGTTCGGCGATTACTACGGCGCTTGGCGTGCGATGGAAGACCTGTACCGCGAAGGCAAGATCAAGGCGATCGGTGTCAGCAACTTCTTGCCTGACCGCCTGATGGACCTCATCGTGCATAACGAAATCGTGCCCGCGGTCAACCAGGTCGAAACGCACCCTTTCTACCACCAAATTGAGAGCGCCGCTTTTATGAAAGAGCAAGGAGTACAGCACCAGTCATGGGCCCCGTTTGCTGAAGGACTTAACAACTTGTTTGGCAACGATGTGCTGGCCTCGATCGCAGAAAAACACAACAAGTCCGTAGCCCAGGTCGTGCTTCGCTGGCTTGTTCAACGTGGAGTCGTTGCTATTCCAAAATCCGTGCGTAAAGAGCGGATCGTCGAAAACTTCAACATTTTCGATTTTGAGTTGAGCGCAGGCGATATCGAACAGATTTCCACTCTCGATACGCGGGAAAGTCTTTTCTTATCGTACCGCGATCCGGAAGTCGCCAAGATGATGGGCAACTGGAGAGTCGAACTGTAA
- a CDS encoding aspartyl-phosphate phosphatase Spo0E family protein: MQTDNILSHHVETARQKLHDLQNKYGFGHASVLKQSMVLDELINQYQYTYYKRKKSNCLNAEDLGE, from the coding sequence ATGCAAACCGACAACATTTTGAGTCACCATGTAGAAACAGCTAGACAAAAACTGCATGATCTCCAAAATAAATATGGCTTTGGTCACGCTAGCGTACTCAAACAATCCATGGTTCTGGATGAACTTATCAATCAATATCAATACACTTACTATAAGCGTAAAAAATCCAACTGTTTAAATGCAGAAGATTTGGGCGAGTAA
- a CDS encoding AbrB/MazE/SpoVT family DNA-binding domain-containing protein encodes MSSSGLIRYIDNLGRFLVPAAIRNKLKLKDGDLVEVFYNEEYIMLKRYIGETCVLCRGNENLSLFKDFLICSKCKNELTGMQTTDQSSSDIEC; translated from the coding sequence TTGAGTAGTTCGGGATTGATTAGATACATTGATAACTTAGGAAGATTTTTAGTTCCCGCAGCAATAAGGAATAAATTAAAACTCAAAGATGGCGACCTTGTGGAAGTTTTTTATAACGAGGAATACATTATGTTAAAGCGATATATTGGAGAAACCTGCGTGCTTTGTAGAGGAAATGAAAATCTTTCTCTATTTAAAGATTTTCTCATCTGTTCAAAATGCAAAAATGAGCTAACAGGTATGCAGACAACAGACCAGTCTTCCTCAGACATCGAATGCTGA